One window of the Acidobacteriota bacterium genome contains the following:
- a CDS encoding ATP-binding cassette domain-containing protein gives MEAAVSVTDISKSYDTKRAVAGLSLEVPRGSLFGLLGPNGAGKTTTIRMILDIYGPDTGTIRVLGQPWSESLKSRIGYLPEERGLYTRMKVGDVLVFIAGIKGVPATEAKTRAKSWLSRLELADTWEKKVQELSKGMQQKVQFISTVLHEPELIILDEPFSGLDPINTNVLRDIMVEYHHSGRTVIFSTHIMEQVEKLCDGICLINEGRMVLGGNLHEIKGRYGRNTIALGFEGDGAFLKTHPLVKRTSEYNAFIEVTLVDGADPQALLKDVVARVRVSRFEIKEPSLHDIFIERVGATKAHAGAAPPPAPALAAGASRS, from the coding sequence ATGGAAGCTGCCGTTTCCGTCACGGACATCAGCAAGTCCTACGACACGAAGCGCGCGGTCGCCGGGCTGTCGCTCGAGGTGCCGCGGGGGAGCCTCTTCGGCCTCCTCGGCCCGAACGGGGCCGGCAAGACCACGACGATCCGGATGATCCTCGACATCTACGGGCCGGACACGGGGACCATCCGCGTCCTGGGCCAGCCGTGGTCCGAGAGCCTCAAGTCGCGCATCGGGTACCTGCCGGAGGAGCGCGGCCTCTACACGCGGATGAAGGTCGGCGACGTGCTGGTCTTCATCGCCGGGATCAAGGGAGTGCCAGCGACTGAGGCGAAGACCCGAGCTAAATCGTGGCTCTCGCGCCTGGAGCTCGCCGACACCTGGGAGAAGAAGGTGCAGGAGCTGTCGAAGGGGATGCAGCAGAAGGTGCAGTTCATCTCGACGGTCCTTCACGAGCCCGAGCTGATCATCCTCGACGAGCCCTTCTCGGGGCTCGATCCGATCAACACGAACGTGCTGCGGGACATCATGGTCGAGTACCACCACAGCGGGCGCACGGTGATCTTCTCCACGCACATCATGGAGCAGGTCGAGAAGCTGTGCGACGGCATCTGCCTCATCAACGAGGGGCGCATGGTCCTCGGCGGCAACCTCCACGAGATCAAGGGCCGCTACGGCCGCAACACGATCGCCCTCGGATTCGAGGGGGACGGCGCGTTCCTCAAGACCCATCCGCTCGTGAAGCGCACGAGCGAGTACAACGCGTTCATCGAGGTGACGCTCGTGGACGGCGCGGATCCCCAGGCACTCCTCAAGGACGTCGTCGCGCGCGTGCGGGTGTCGCGCTTCGAGATCAAGGAGCCGTCGCTCCACGACATCTTCATCGAGCGCGTCGGCGCGACGAAGGCCCACGCCGGGGCCGCACCGCCGCCGGCCCCGGCGCTCGCCGCTGGCGCGTCGCGCTCATAG